The nucleotide sequence TTCCAAAGTCTCTTTCCATAAGTCCAACGACTGGTTCGGCAATCCAAACATCAAATCTACAGAAATATTTTCAAACCCGGAATTCCTGGCACTTTTAAAACATTCCAAAAAATCATTATAGTTATGTACCCTGCCTAAACTTTTTAACATATCGTCAGCTGACGACTGCATACCTATGCTTAAGCGGTTTATACCGCATTTTCTCAGCCTGCTGAGTTTTTCAAAGTCCGCCGTTCCAGGATTGCACTCTATAGTAATCTCGGCGTCATCTTTAATCGAAAAATTATTTTTAACAGCCTCAACAATCTTCTCTGTCAGCGCGGTATCAATATATGTCGGAGTTCCTCCTCCTATATATATTGAGCTGAGTTTAGTATCAGGCAATTTTAATTTTGCCGTTTCGATTTCCTTTATCAAAGCATCCGCATATGAATAACTCATATCCGTCATTCCCGAATATGAGTTAAAATCGCAGTATTTACATTTTTGTTTGCAAAAAGGTATATGAATATATGCTCCGGTCATATTTTAATCTCCAAAATTATTCATCAAGCTTCAATACGGACATGAATGCTTCCTGCGGCACTTCTACGCTTCCTACCTGGCGCATACGCTTTTTACCCTCTTTCTGCTTTTCAAGCAGCTTACGTTTTCTGGATATATCTCCGCCGTAACACTTTGCCAAAACGTCTTTGCGCATCGCCTTAACCGTCTCGCGGGCAATAATCTTTCCTCCGACAGCGGCTTGTATCGGCACTTCAAACAACTGTCTCGGAATAACCTCTTTTAACTTTTCAGCCATTCTTCTGCCCCTGGAATAAGCTCTGTCCGAATGAACAATAAACGACAGTGCGTCAACCATTTCACCATTAAGCAGCATATCCAGTTTAACCAGGTCTGACCTCTCATATCTTTCAAACTCATAATCAAACGAAGCGTATCCTCTGGTTCTGGATTTCAGCGCGTCAAAGAAGTCATATATAATCTCGTTCAGCGGCAGAAAATAGTTGAGCTGAACCCTGGTTTCATCAAGATATTCCATATCTATATAGGTTCCCCGCCTGTCCTGACAGAGCTCCATTATACTGCCGACATATTCCTTTGGCGACAGAATAGAAGCCCTGACTATCGGCTCCTCCATATAATCAATTTCTGAAACGTCCGGCAGATTTGTTGGGTTGTCTATAGTTAAAATTGTTCCGTCCGTTTTTATTACCTTATACTCAACCGACGGCGCGGTTGTTACCAAATCAAGGTTAAATTCGCGCTCTAACCTTTCCTGGATTATTTCCATATGCAGCAGCCCAAGAAATCCGCACCTGAATCCAAATCCCAGAGCCACCGAAGTTTCCGCCTCAAAATTAAGCGCCGCGTCGTTTAGCTGAAGTTTTTCCAACGCCTCGCGGAGGTCGTCGTATCTTGCTCCGTCAGCCGGATATATACCGCTGTATACCATGGACTTAACTTCCTTATAACCCGGCAGAGCTTCCTCAGCGCCGTTTTCAGAAGTTGTCACCGTGTCGCCGACATGAACATCCTGCACGTTTTTAATGCTGGCGGTAATAAATCCAACCTCACCCGCAGAAATTTCATCAGCTGAAACCAAACCGTTAGGATGCAGATAACCTACGTCTACAACATCAAACTCACTGCCTGTCGCCATCATTTTTATTCTCTGACCGGATTTTAGCTTGCCGTCTATAATCCTAACATAAACAATAACACCCTTATACGCGTCATAATAAGAGTCGAAAATAAGCGCTTTCAGCGGTGCGTCTTCATCTCCGGCCGGTGGAGGGATAAGCTCAACAATCTTTTCAAGAACCTCTTCAATATTGATTCCGTTTTTAGCTGATATTAAAGGCGCATTTTCTCCATCTATGCCTATAACATCCTCTATCTCCTGCTTCACCTCGTCCGGTCTTGCGCTGGGAAGATCAATTTTATTTATAACAGGTACGATTTCGAGGTCATGCTCCATAGCTAGATATGTGTTTGCCAAAGTCTGCGCCTCAATACCCTGAGCGGCGTCCACTACCAAAACAGCGCCCTCACACGCAGCCAGGGAACGAGACACTTCATAGTTAAAATCAACGTGTCCCGGAGTGTCTATTAAATTAAGCTCATACTCTTTTCCGTCTTTAGCTTTATAAATCAATTTCACGGCACGCGCTTTTATGGTAATCCCGCGCTCACGCTCCAATTCCATATTGTCAAGTATCTGCGCCTGCATCTCACGCTGGGTTAAAGCCCCGGTAAACTCCAAAAGCCTGTCTGCCAAGGTGCTTTTTCCGTGGTCAATATGAGCGATTATTGAAAAATTTCTTATATTATCCTGGCGATTCATTAGTTTTCCTCCAAGTCGGTTAATCAATATAAACGAACATAACTGTTCTACTGACATAATATTCTAACATAAACCGCCCCAAATATCAACATCAAATTTGCCTATAATCTATCTGTATCTGTCTACATCCTTGAGTGTTATTCCATCATTTACGGCAATATTTATCCCATTTGCCACCACTGAAGATATATCGTCAATTATAGTGTCAACATCTTTCGGCGCAACTATAAAGCTTCCGAACTTTGGTTTTATAACCTCTTTTATAAGCTCATACTTTTCGTCAGCCATTTCACCGATTAGCTTTAAAGTCTGTCTTGTCGGCAAATCTTTCAAAACTCCTGCCTTGCCCTGGCTGGCAGCATTAACCAGCATGTCCAGCGTATCTCCGGCAATTGTAGCGGCGTCTACAACCGTGGGTACTCCGATTGCAATTACAGGCGTTCCCAAAGTGTCAATATTTAAGCCCTTGCGCTTATTTCCAACCCCCTCACCGGGAGTTATACCGGTATCAGATATCTGTATAGTTGTGTTGACGCGCTCCATTTTTCTTGAGCAAAGAGCGTCTATAGCAATAACAAGTTTGGGCTTTATCCTGTCAACCAGACCCCTTATTATCTCTCCGGTTTCAATACCGGTCAGTCCCAACACTCCCGGCACAATGCCGCAGATTGAGCGCACACCGTTCTGAATCTCGTCAGGGACATACTCTTTTAGATGCCTGGTTATCATTAATGACGATATGACCTTGGGTCCAAGTGCGTCCGCAGTGATATTCTGATTTCCCAAACCTACAACCAAAATCACATCATCGTCTTTTGTTATAAACTTATCAGTCAGGCTTTTCAGTTCC is from Monoglobus pectinilyticus and encodes:
- the lepA gene encoding translation elongation factor 4 — its product is MNRQDNIRNFSIIAHIDHGKSTLADRLLEFTGALTQREMQAQILDNMELERERGITIKARAVKLIYKAKDGKEYELNLIDTPGHVDFNYEVSRSLAACEGAVLVVDAAQGIEAQTLANTYLAMEHDLEIVPVINKIDLPSARPDEVKQEIEDVIGIDGENAPLISAKNGINIEEVLEKIVELIPPPAGDEDAPLKALIFDSYYDAYKGVIVYVRIIDGKLKSGQRIKMMATGSEFDVVDVGYLHPNGLVSADEISAGEVGFITASIKNVQDVHVGDTVTTSENGAEEALPGYKEVKSMVYSGIYPADGARYDDLREALEKLQLNDAALNFEAETSVALGFGFRCGFLGLLHMEIIQERLEREFNLDLVTTAPSVEYKVIKTDGTILTIDNPTNLPDVSEIDYMEEPIVRASILSPKEYVGSIMELCQDRRGTYIDMEYLDETRVQLNYFLPLNEIIYDFFDALKSRTRGYASFDYEFERYERSDLVKLDMLLNGEMVDALSFIVHSDRAYSRGRRMAEKLKEVIPRQLFEVPIQAAVGGKIIARETVKAMRKDVLAKCYGGDISRKRKLLEKQKEGKKRMRQVGSVEVPQEAFMSVLKLDE
- the gpr gene encoding GPR endopeptidase — protein: MAEQVRCDLALEAKELYSETAEKADEVGGISVDEYSIENIIKVTRVKILNEEGEENLGKPKGDYITIEMPSRFYGEQKIYEKMCQVCAEELKSLTDKFITKDDDVILVVGLGNQNITADALGPKVISSLMITRHLKEYVPDEIQNGVRSICGIVPGVLGLTGIETGEIIRGLVDRIKPKLVIAIDALCSRKMERVNTTIQISDTGITPGEGVGNKRKGLNIDTLGTPVIAIGVPTVVDAATIAGDTLDMLVNAASQGKAGVLKDLPTRQTLKLIGEMADEKYELIKEVIKPKFGSFIVAPKDVDTIIDDISSVVANGINIAVNDGITLKDVDRYR